One Dehalococcoidia bacterium DNA segment encodes these proteins:
- a CDS encoding phytanoyl-CoA dioxygenase family protein, with product MTALTAAVAVEDVLATLDRDGYAIVEGILSAAEAREKRAELTRILDLTPHGRNDFEGFKTRRIYGLFARTRAFDGPATHPLVLGVLDRVLGSYQLSAPQGIEIGPGETAQNLHPDDGVYPLPRPHQELIVNTMWALDDFTVENGATHVVPGSHKWADRRPDARTPAR from the coding sequence ATGACCGCGCTCACCGCGGCCGTTGCCGTCGAAGATGTGCTCGCCACGCTCGATCGCGACGGCTACGCTATCGTCGAGGGGATCCTGAGCGCGGCCGAGGCGCGGGAGAAGCGCGCCGAGCTGACGCGAATCCTCGACCTGACGCCGCACGGCCGCAACGACTTCGAAGGCTTCAAGACGCGGCGCATCTACGGCCTCTTCGCCAGGACCCGCGCCTTCGACGGCCCGGCCACGCATCCGCTGGTGCTCGGCGTGTTGGACCGTGTGCTGGGAAGCTACCAGCTGAGCGCGCCGCAGGGCATCGAGATCGGCCCCGGCGAGACCGCGCAGAACCTGCATCCCGACGACGGCGTCTATCCCTTACCACGCCCGCATCAAGAGCTGATCGTCAATACGATGTGGGCGCTGGACGACTTCACCGTCGAGAACGGCGCCACGCACGTCGTGCCCGGAAGCCACAAGTGGGCGGATCGCCGCCCGGACGCGCGCACGCCGGCTCGGTGA
- a CDS encoding Lin0512 family protein, with protein MAAKPYVLEMGMGVDVHGDDSTKAACRAVSDAIRHSSLAFFRDVRERGGRMLVDVTIGVPNAVSVDLERVKSELPHGEVTVHAIEGGLRAPLGDTLLACAAIVVSVEEPA; from the coding sequence ATGGCGGCGAAGCCGTACGTGCTGGAGATGGGTATGGGCGTCGATGTGCACGGCGACGACAGCACCAAGGCGGCCTGCCGCGCCGTCTCCGACGCCATCCGTCACTCCAGCCTCGCCTTCTTCCGCGACGTGCGCGAGCGCGGCGGCCGCATGCTGGTGGACGTCACGATCGGCGTGCCCAACGCCGTGAGCGTGGACCTGGAGCGCGTCAAGAGCGAACTGCCGCACGGCGAGGTCACAGTGCATGCGATTGAAGGCGGTCTGCGCGCCCCGCTCGGCGATACGCTGCTGGCCTGCGCCGCGATCGTCGTCAGCGTCGAGGAGCCGGCCTGA
- a CDS encoding serine hydrolase domain-containing protein yields the protein MVAENLVATKPEDVGVDSEKLEALFARAKRDVDEGGLPSAQVAVARHGRLAGMRTFGRAVQGGAMRPATDQTLYTIFSCTKAIVAAAVWTLFEDGLLRLDERVVDIIPEFNTNGKDVITVEQVLLHTAGFPMAPLGPGQWETREGRLAAFSRWRLNWEPGSRFQYHATSAHWVLVEIIERRTGVEYHRFLRERILDPMGLDELYVGLPRDQNERVADVLHVVEPTPPPGGWGEVTPNIILRFNSPEQREVGVPGGGGIATAGQLALFYQPLINRGETAAGKRIMKPETIAFATAVRTLGRYTDPMTNLPVSRGLSIIVANNDGHAHERGFGHNASPKAFGHAGAGGQVAWGDPETGISVGYCTNGFVNPEDLGRRTLAISSLAGACVKG from the coding sequence ATGGTCGCGGAGAACCTGGTCGCCACCAAGCCGGAGGATGTCGGGGTCGACAGCGAGAAGCTGGAGGCGTTGTTTGCGCGGGCGAAGCGCGATGTGGACGAGGGCGGGCTGCCCAGCGCCCAGGTCGCGGTGGCGCGGCACGGCAGGCTCGCCGGCATGCGCACCTTCGGCCGGGCCGTGCAGGGCGGGGCGATGCGTCCGGCCACGGATCAAACGCTGTATACGATCTTCTCTTGCACGAAGGCGATCGTGGCCGCGGCGGTGTGGACGCTGTTCGAGGACGGTCTTCTGCGCCTGGACGAGCGCGTGGTGGACATCATCCCGGAGTTCAACACCAACGGCAAGGATGTGATCACCGTCGAGCAGGTGCTGCTGCACACGGCCGGCTTCCCCATGGCGCCGCTGGGACCGGGCCAGTGGGAGACGCGCGAGGGCCGGCTCGCGGCGTTCTCGCGCTGGCGGCTGAACTGGGAGCCGGGCAGCCGCTTCCAGTACCATGCGACCTCGGCGCACTGGGTGCTGGTGGAGATCATTGAGCGGCGCACCGGCGTGGAATACCACCGCTTCCTTCGCGAGCGCATCCTCGACCCGATGGGGCTGGACGAGCTGTACGTCGGCCTGCCGCGCGATCAGAACGAGCGAGTGGCCGACGTGCTCCACGTGGTGGAACCCACGCCGCCGCCGGGTGGCTGGGGCGAAGTCACGCCGAACATCATCCTGCGGTTCAACAGCCCGGAGCAGCGCGAGGTCGGCGTACCGGGCGGCGGCGGTATCGCCACGGCCGGTCAGCTCGCCCTCTTCTACCAACCGCTGATCAACCGTGGCGAGACGGCGGCCGGCAAGCGAATCATGAAGCCTGAAACGATCGCGTTCGCGACGGCGGTGCGCACGCTGGGACGCTACACCGACCCGATGACCAACCTGCCGGTGAGCCGCGGCCTCTCGATTATTGTGGCGAACAACGACGGCCACGCGCACGAGCGGGGCTTCGGCCACAACGCCTCGCCGAAGGCGTTCGGCCACGCCGGCGCCGGCGGCCAGGTCGCCTGGGGCGACCCTGAGACGGGCATCTCGGTCGGCTACTGCACCAACGGCTTTGTCAATCCTGAAGACCTGGGCCGGCGCACGCTGGCGATCAGCAGCCTCGCCGGCGCCTGCGTGAAGGGCTGA
- a CDS encoding DEAD/DEAH box helicase, with product MPAAEFRDLGLADDLVETVDALGYEEPTPVQRRAIPVLLAGRDLIAQAQTGSGKTAAFALPAVQGISENRSEVQVLVLAPTRELAVQVAEATHRFGRKREVRVAPVYGGQPIDRQLRALRSGVQIVVGTPGRLLDHLRRGSLRLDGVRFVVLDEADEMLDMGFIEDIEEILRQTPESRQTALFSATIAPAVRRLARQYMRDPENVTIAAEKVTVPQIEQRYVEVSPRTKLDALSRILDVESPTAAIVFCRTRREVDDLGEALVSRGYAAEAIHGDLSQTQRDRVMARFRSGQADVLVATDVAARGLDIENVSHVFNFDIPEDPGAYVHRIGRTGRAGRTGTAVTLVTPREQRLLRLIERAVARKIKPMRMPTLADVAARRIELLRDGVRTTLEHGGLEEYLAAVEDLSEDFDMAEIAAAAMKLAAERDGSRPVAAAEAEAGPTEHGRTRLFIEIGRNQGLRPGDLVGAIANEARVPGDAVGSIDIYDQFTFVEVDDRLAQRIIDALRQATIRGQRVKVDVARPRPPSPGPFPQY from the coding sequence TTGCCAGCAGCCGAGTTCCGGGATCTGGGCCTTGCGGACGACCTGGTCGAGACGGTGGACGCGCTGGGCTACGAAGAGCCGACCCCGGTGCAGCGCCGCGCCATCCCCGTGCTGCTCGCCGGGCGCGACCTGATCGCGCAGGCGCAGACCGGCTCGGGCAAAACCGCCGCCTTTGCGCTGCCGGCTGTGCAGGGCATCTCCGAGAACCGCAGCGAGGTGCAGGTGCTCGTGCTGGCGCCGACGCGCGAGTTGGCCGTGCAGGTGGCCGAGGCGACGCACCGGTTCGGCCGCAAGCGCGAGGTGCGCGTGGCGCCCGTCTACGGCGGCCAGCCGATCGACCGCCAGTTGCGCGCCCTGCGCTCCGGCGTGCAGATCGTGGTCGGCACGCCGGGCCGGCTGCTCGACCATCTGCGCCGAGGCTCTCTGCGCCTCGACGGCGTGCGCTTCGTCGTGCTCGATGAGGCGGACGAGATGCTGGACATGGGCTTCATCGAGGACATCGAGGAGATCCTGCGGCAGACGCCGGAGTCACGCCAGACGGCGCTCTTCTCCGCCACGATCGCGCCGGCGGTGCGCCGCCTGGCCCGGCAGTACATGCGCGACCCCGAGAACGTGACGATCGCCGCGGAGAAGGTTACGGTCCCGCAGATCGAGCAGCGCTACGTCGAAGTCAGCCCGCGCACCAAGCTCGATGCGCTCAGCCGTATCCTCGACGTCGAGTCGCCGACGGCGGCGATCGTCTTCTGCCGGACGCGGCGCGAGGTGGACGATCTGGGTGAGGCGCTCGTCTCGCGCGGCTACGCGGCGGAGGCGATCCACGGCGACCTGAGCCAAACACAGCGCGACCGGGTGATGGCCCGTTTTCGCTCCGGACAGGCGGATGTGCTGGTGGCGACGGACGTGGCCGCGCGGGGGCTCGACATCGAGAATGTCTCGCACGTCTTCAACTTCGACATCCCAGAGGATCCGGGAGCCTACGTGCACCGGATCGGCCGTACGGGCCGCGCCGGGCGCACGGGCACCGCGGTCACGCTGGTCACGCCGCGCGAACAGCGGTTGCTGCGCCTGATCGAGCGCGCCGTCGCACGCAAGATCAAGCCGATGCGCATGCCGACGCTCGCGGACGTGGCGGCGCGGCGCATCGAGCTGTTGCGCGACGGCGTGCGTACGACGCTGGAACACGGCGGGCTGGAGGAGTATCTGGCCGCGGTCGAAGACCTCTCCGAGGACTTCGATATGGCCGAGATCGCGGCAGCGGCGATGAAGCTGGCGGCCGAGCGTGACGGCTCGCGTCCCGTCGCCGCGGCCGAGGCCGAGGCCGGCCCGACTGAGCACGGCCGCACCCGGCTGTTCATCGAGATTGGCCGCAACCAAGGCTTGCGGCCGGGCGACCTGGTAGGCGCGATCGCCAACGAGGCGCGCGTGCCCGGCGACGCCGTCGGCAGCATCGATATCTACGATCAGTTCACCTTCGTCGAAGTCGACGATCGCCTGGCGCAGCGCATCATCGACGCGCTGCGCCAGGCGACGATCCGCGGCCAGCGGGTGAAAGTGGATGTCGCGCGGCCGCGGCCCCCATCCCCCGGCCCCTTCCCCCAATACTAG
- a CDS encoding CoA transferase, which translates to MAALDGIRIIDLTQYEAGTSCTETLAFLGADVIKIEPPGRGEPGRGLINDGTEADSFYFLLLNASKRSVTLNLKAERGRELFEDLLRQGDVVVENFAPAGLEKLGYPWERIQQINPRIIYATIKGFGTVGPHAGFLAFDPVAQAAGGAMARTGYPDGEPIKPGPTVGDTGTGVHAALAILGAIIQRETTGRGQKVEVAMQDAVLNLTRVGLRPYYDERAPLPRRGNQLAAKGPRWLYACKPGGPNDYVFVYASTDAMWDNLLDVLERTDLRGDARFTRSGRAQNGAVIDELVSAWAAQRTKYEAMEALGAAGVPAGAVLDTAEMLCNPQLLARETIVEIDHPQRGRFKMVGSVPKLRDSPPVIKPAPRLGQHTAEVLAELTGIGGEELARLRADSVI; encoded by the coding sequence ATGGCGGCGCTGGACGGCATCCGCATCATCGACCTGACGCAGTACGAGGCCGGCACCTCCTGTACGGAAACGCTCGCCTTCCTCGGCGCCGACGTGATCAAGATCGAGCCGCCCGGCCGCGGCGAGCCCGGGCGTGGCCTGATCAACGACGGCACCGAGGCCGATTCGTTCTACTTCCTGCTGCTCAACGCCAGCAAGCGCAGCGTCACGCTGAACTTGAAGGCCGAGCGCGGCCGCGAGCTCTTCGAAGACCTGCTGCGGCAGGGCGATGTCGTGGTCGAAAACTTCGCGCCCGCGGGCCTGGAAAAGCTCGGCTATCCGTGGGAGCGGATTCAGCAGATCAACCCGCGCATCATCTACGCCACGATCAAGGGCTTCGGCACGGTCGGGCCGCACGCGGGATTTCTCGCTTTCGATCCAGTGGCGCAGGCGGCCGGCGGCGCCATGGCGCGCACCGGTTACCCCGACGGTGAGCCGATCAAGCCCGGCCCCACGGTCGGCGATACCGGCACCGGCGTGCACGCCGCGCTTGCCATCCTGGGCGCGATCATTCAGCGCGAGACGACCGGCCGCGGCCAGAAGGTCGAGGTCGCAATGCAGGACGCCGTGCTGAACCTGACGCGCGTCGGGCTGCGTCCCTACTACGACGAGCGGGCGCCGCTGCCGCGCCGCGGCAACCAGCTCGCGGCCAAAGGGCCGCGCTGGCTCTACGCGTGCAAGCCCGGCGGCCCGAACGATTACGTCTTCGTCTACGCCAGCACCGACGCGATGTGGGACAACCTGCTCGACGTGCTCGAGCGCACCGATCTGCGCGGCGATGCACGCTTCACACGCTCCGGTCGGGCGCAAAACGGCGCGGTGATCGACGAATTGGTTTCCGCCTGGGCGGCGCAGCGCACGAAGTACGAGGCGATGGAGGCGCTCGGTGCGGCCGGCGTGCCCGCGGGCGCCGTGCTCGACACGGCCGAAATGCTGTGCAATCCGCAGTTGCTGGCGCGCGAGACGATCGTGGAGATCGACCATCCACAGCGCGGCCGCTTCAAGATGGTGGGCAGCGTGCCGAAGCTGCGCGATTCGCCGCCGGTGATCAAGCCCGCCCCGCGGCTGGGCCAGCACACGGCAGAGGTGCTCGCAGAGCTGACCGGCATCGGCGGCGAGGAACTCGCGCGGCTGCGCGCCGACTCCGTGATTTAG
- a CDS encoding CoA transferase: protein MPSPLANVTVLDLTQFEAGTSCTQMLAWLGANVIKIEHPKGGDPGRGLGADPNGPDAWYFIILNANKRSVTLNLRDPHGKELFARMVPKADVVVENLGPGSLERLGITWEWLSGLNPAIIFARVKGFGTYGPWSGFPSFDMIAQATGGSMSVTGEADREPLRPGSTIGDTGTGIHAAIGIAAAYIQRLRTGKGQPVEVAMQDAVANFVRVPMTSMYSSGRAVQRRGSAGNRPPNGVYRCKGDGINDYVYIGILGDGQYARLWKTLGRPELAGDPEYQTPRGRAKHAEEIQQLVSGWAAQRTKFEAMEEMGCAGVPASAVYGGEDVFEDQHLRERGSVVDLEHPARGRFSMIGNPLKLADNDTPLRTAPLLGQHNGEVYAELLGMTPAELDRLAAEGVL, encoded by the coding sequence ATGCCCAGCCCGCTCGCCAACGTCACCGTCCTGGATCTCACCCAGTTTGAAGCCGGCACCTCGTGCACCCAGATGCTCGCCTGGCTGGGCGCCAACGTGATCAAGATCGAGCACCCCAAAGGCGGCGACCCCGGCCGCGGCCTCGGCGCAGATCCGAACGGACCAGACGCCTGGTACTTCATCATCCTGAACGCCAACAAGCGCAGCGTCACGCTCAACCTGCGCGACCCGCACGGCAAGGAGCTGTTCGCCCGCATGGTGCCGAAGGCCGACGTGGTGGTCGAGAACCTCGGCCCCGGCAGCCTCGAACGGCTGGGCATCACCTGGGAGTGGTTGAGTGGCTTGAACCCGGCCATCATCTTCGCCCGCGTCAAGGGTTTCGGCACTTACGGCCCCTGGTCGGGCTTCCCCAGCTTCGACATGATCGCGCAGGCCACCGGCGGCTCGATGAGCGTCACCGGCGAGGCGGATCGCGAGCCGCTGCGCCCCGGATCGACGATCGGCGACACGGGCACCGGCATCCACGCGGCGATCGGCATCGCCGCGGCCTACATCCAGCGGCTGCGCACCGGCAAGGGCCAGCCGGTGGAAGTCGCGATGCAGGACGCCGTCGCCAACTTTGTGCGCGTGCCGATGACAAGCATGTACAGCAGCGGCCGGGCGGTGCAGCGACGTGGCAGCGCCGGCAACCGGCCGCCGAACGGTGTCTACCGCTGTAAGGGCGATGGCATCAACGACTACGTCTACATCGGCATTCTCGGCGACGGGCAATACGCGCGGCTCTGGAAGACGCTCGGCCGTCCCGAGCTGGCCGGCGACCCGGAGTATCAGACACCGCGCGGCCGGGCCAAGCACGCGGAGGAGATCCAGCAGCTCGTCTCCGGCTGGGCGGCGCAGCGCACCAAGTTCGAGGCGATGGAGGAGATGGGCTGCGCGGGCGTGCCTGCCAGCGCCGTCTACGGCGGCGAGGACGTCTTCGAAGACCAGCATCTGCGCGAGCGCGGCAGCGTCGTCGACCTCGAACACCCGGCGCGCGGTCGGTTCTCGATGATCGGCAACCCGCTCAAGCTGGCGGACAACGACACGCCGCTGCGCACGGCGCCGTTGCTGGGCCAGCACAACGGCGAGGTCTACGCGGAGTTGCTGGGCATGACGCCGGCCGAACTTGACCGGTTGGCAGCGGAGGGGGTGCTCTGA
- a CDS encoding isocitrate/isopropylmalate family dehydrogenase yields the protein MGGAISGSVRGYRVVLIAGDGIGPEVTGAAVPVLEAAAARFGCRLNLERHEAGAACYQRSGLAMSAETFAACRDADALLKGPVGLPGVRLPDGTEAGVLGGVLRNGLDLFANLRPIRLLDGVASPLAGRTSGSIDYAIVRENTEGLYAARGRGVATADAVADTMLITRRGCERVARFAFDLARAGSGAPRDGVRRVTCVDKANVLRGFAFFRAVVEAVSAEYPEVVFESRYADAAAQALVLEPDAFDVIVCENFLGDILSDLGGATVGGLGFCPSGNIGERGAYFEPIHGSAPGLAGSDRANPLATILAGAMLLDRLGEFDAAGAVRAATTSALRDGAVRVQRDGTLASGCRAAGETIARLI from the coding sequence GTGGGTGGCGCGATCTCCGGTTCAGTGCGCGGTTACCGCGTCGTGCTGATCGCCGGCGACGGCATCGGCCCGGAGGTGACGGGCGCGGCGGTGCCGGTGCTCGAGGCCGCCGCGGCGCGTTTCGGTTGCCGCCTCAACCTTGAACGCCACGAAGCGGGCGCGGCCTGCTACCAGCGCAGCGGCCTGGCGATGAGCGCGGAGACCTTCGCCGCCTGCCGCGACGCCGACGCCCTGCTCAAGGGACCCGTCGGTCTGCCGGGCGTGCGCCTGCCCGACGGCACGGAGGCCGGCGTGCTCGGCGGCGTACTGCGCAACGGCCTCGACCTCTTCGCCAACCTGCGGCCGATCCGCCTGCTCGACGGCGTGGCGTCGCCGCTGGCGGGCCGTACCAGCGGCAGCATCGACTACGCTATCGTGCGCGAAAACACGGAAGGGCTGTACGCCGCACGCGGCCGCGGCGTGGCGACGGCCGATGCCGTGGCCGACACGATGCTGATCACCCGCCGGGGTTGCGAGCGCGTCGCGCGCTTCGCCTTCGACCTTGCCCGCGCCGGCAGCGGCGCCCCGCGCGACGGCGTGCGCCGCGTCACCTGTGTGGACAAGGCCAACGTGCTGCGCGGCTTCGCCTTCTTCCGCGCCGTGGTCGAAGCGGTGAGCGCGGAGTATCCGGAAGTCGTCTTCGAAAGCCGCTACGCCGATGCGGCGGCTCAGGCGCTCGTACTCGAGCCGGACGCCTTCGACGTGATTGTCTGCGAGAACTTCCTGGGCGACATCCTCAGCGACCTGGGCGGCGCGACGGTCGGCGGCCTCGGCTTCTGTCCCTCCGGCAACATCGGCGAACGCGGCGCCTACTTCGAGCCGATCCACGGATCCGCGCCCGGTCTCGCCGGCAGCGATCGGGCGAACCCGCTGGCGACGATCCTCGCCGGCGCCATGCTGCTCGATCGGCTGGGCGAGTTCGACGCCGCCGGCGCCGTGCGCGCCGCGACAACGTCCGCCCTGCGAGACGGCGCGGTGCGCGTGCAGCGCGACGGCACGCTGGCCAGCGGCTGCCGCGCGGCCGGGGAGACGATCGCGCGGCTGATCTGA
- a CDS encoding alpha/beta hydrolase: protein MTATGGGTIAARGGVLNYVEAGRGPDLVWLPGGNDFAELVLHAQRGLLDSYHLIAIDPRGQGRSHAPADPDLYAGEHHVDDLLDALDALGLRRPLLGGHSRGSRTVLEFAARHPARARAVVAVCVPALGGTRGRAARYRGNAALLREQGLEAFLRSSRTAPRNPERRAAWEERLRRAGVAALAAQYEALARRPFLTEAMSAFESPVLIVTGEHDHLRPDCEALADAVAGLQLVVIANAAHAPMTENPEAYYAAVCPFLGRWASGEA from the coding sequence ATGACGGCAACCGGCGGCGGCACGATCGCGGCGCGCGGCGGCGTGCTGAACTACGTCGAAGCCGGCCGCGGCCCCGACCTGGTTTGGCTGCCGGGCGGCAACGACTTCGCCGAGCTGGTGCTGCACGCGCAACGCGGCCTGCTGGACAGCTATCACCTGATCGCGATCGACCCGCGCGGCCAGGGCCGCTCGCACGCGCCGGCCGACCCGGATCTGTACGCCGGCGAGCACCACGTCGACGATCTGCTCGATGCGCTCGACGCGCTCGGCCTGCGGCGTCCGCTGCTCGGCGGCCACTCGCGCGGCAGCCGCACGGTGCTGGAGTTCGCGGCGCGCCATCCAGCGAGGGCTCGGGCGGTGGTCGCCGTGTGTGTGCCGGCGCTGGGCGGCACGCGCGGCCGTGCCGCGCGCTACCGCGGCAACGCCGCGCTGCTGCGGGAGCAGGGCTTGGAAGCCTTCCTGCGATCCTCGCGCACGGCGCCGCGCAATCCGGAGCGTCGTGCGGCCTGGGAGGAGCGGCTGCGTCGCGCCGGCGTTGCGGCGCTGGCGGCGCAGTACGAGGCGCTGGCGCGGCGCCCGTTCCTGACGGAGGCGATGTCGGCATTCGAGTCCCCGGTCCTGATCGTGACGGGAGAACACGACCACCTGCGCCCCGACTGTGAGGCGCTCGCGGACGCGGTGGCCGGTCTCCAACTCGTCGTGATTGCCAACGCCGCGCACGCGCCGATGACCGAGAACCCTGAGGCCTACTACGCCGCGGTCTGCCCCTTCCTCGGCCGCTGGGCGTCGGGCGAGGCGTAG
- a CDS encoding GntR family transcriptional regulator, which produces MELAAALRARIGAGAYGAGGAIESEADLGRAYGVSRVTVRRALEELRREGLLTSRKGAGWFVVCDPVRQALGRVVTIESALAEAGITPRRQVLAFAFERADAGVAAGLGLAPGSEVLRVQRLNLAGEEPFAIVTVWVPAALGAQLSRAEVERSTFYDLLPLRGVELAGATQTIAAVAATPEEARLLRVPAGTPLLACRRTTRDRAGQTVLFSDHRYPGHRTEFEVEFPHLAAGTGWGPSGLRVLAPRRPSRQDTG; this is translated from the coding sequence ATGGAGCTGGCTGCGGCACTGCGTGCCCGGATCGGTGCGGGCGCCTACGGAGCGGGCGGCGCGATCGAGTCGGAGGCCGATCTCGGCCGCGCCTACGGCGTCAGCCGCGTGACCGTGCGGCGTGCCCTCGAAGAGCTGCGCCGCGAGGGGCTGCTCACCAGCCGCAAGGGCGCGGGCTGGTTCGTGGTCTGCGATCCCGTGCGCCAGGCGCTGGGGCGCGTGGTCACGATCGAGAGCGCCCTGGCCGAGGCGGGGATCACGCCGCGGCGGCAGGTGCTGGCCTTCGCCTTCGAGCGCGCCGACGCCGGCGTGGCCGCGGGTCTGGGTCTCGCCCCAGGCAGCGAGGTGCTGCGCGTGCAGCGCTTGAACCTCGCCGGCGAGGAGCCCTTCGCGATCGTCACCGTCTGGGTGCCGGCGGCGCTGGGGGCGCAGCTTTCGCGCGCCGAAGTCGAGCGTTCGACCTTCTACGATCTACTGCCCTTGCGCGGCGTCGAGCTGGCGGGCGCGACGCAGACGATCGCGGCTGTCGCGGCGACGCCGGAGGAAGCGAGGCTGCTGCGCGTGCCGGCCGGCACGCCGCTCCTCGCCTGCCGCCGCACCACCCGCGATCGGGCCGGGCAGACCGTGCTGTTCTCCGACCACCGCTACCCCGGCCACCGCACCGAGTTCGAGGTCGAGTTTCCGCACCTGGCCGCGGGCACCGGCTGGGGACCGTCCGGCCTGCGGGTGCTGGCGCCCCGGCGTCCGTCGCGTCAGGATACGGGATGA